In the genome of Magnolia sinica isolate HGM2019 chromosome 2, MsV1, whole genome shotgun sequence, one region contains:
- the LOC131235168 gene encoding transcription factor bHLH35-like isoform X1 translates to MEDLEGFLMEEGPDIWSGCPELDNSFSSSLDAWWNGHISDLDGNDLDLFSLLEKGDSAHHQHSSIGSTYQNEEQRQQQQREQESEQQQQQQQREQEAEQQQEVNGFLESDDFDSELFSLLEEDGSTLRPSSSVGSINQMEQLQQLQQQSNDEEEAEEEESDSDDKKANAPNSKNLVSERNRRKRLNQQLFSLRSLVPNITKMDKRSILVDALAYLQSILQQIEREKENTNIMADSSCNDNYLVVQEEIPPMQPQELFPCDSPPAISQIEVEMFDEERFVLKIGCNRAMGALSQVQRVIESLGLEITCNSVNQINRDHVITTAFLRVKKKGVVTEEKLKNRAKTMALKLGLLLPNPPIHYI, encoded by the exons ATGGAGGACTTGGAAGGTTTCCTGATGGAGGAGGGGCCAGACATTTGGTCAGGTTGTCCTGAGTTAGATAACTCTTTCAGCTCTTCTTTGGATGCTTGGTGGAATGGCCATATCTCGGACTTAGATGGCAATGATTTAGATCTCTTCTCTCTCTTGGAGAAAGGTGACTCGGCCCACCACCAGCATTCCTCTATCGGTTCTACGTACCAAAATGAAGAACAACGGCAACAGCAACAACGAGAACAAGAATCagaacagcagcagcagcagcagcaacgagAACAAGAAGCAGAACAACAACAAGAAGTTAATGGGTTCCTTGAATCAGATGACTTTGATTCGGAACTCTTCTCCCTCTTAGAAGAAGACGGATCGACCCTCCGACCATCATCGTCAGTTGGCTCTATAAACCAGATggaacaactacaacaactacaacaacagtCAAATGATGAGGAGGAAGCGGAAGAGGAAGAATCGGATAGTGATGATAAGAAGGCCAATGCACCTAACAGTAAgaacttggtatcagagcgaaaTAGGAGAAAACGGTTAAACCAGCAACTATTCAGCTTGAGATCTCTTGTACCAAACATCACAAAG ATGGACAAGAGATCTATTCTCGTCGATGCTCTCGCTTACCTACAAAGCATTCTGCAACAAAttgagagggagaaggagaataCCAACATCATGGCGGACTCTTCCTGCAACGACAACTACCTTGTTGTGCAGGAAGAAATCCCACCAATGCAACCTCAAGAATTATTTCCATGCGATTCTCCTCCAGCTATATcacag ATTGAAGTGGAGATGTTTGATGAAGAGAGGTTTGTGCTAAAGATCGGCTGCAATAGAGCAATGGGTGCACTGAGTCAAGTGCAGCGGGTGATAGAATCGCTGGGCTTAGAGATCACATGCAATTCTGTCAACCAGATCAACCGTGATCACGTGATCACCACCGCTTTCCTTCGT GTAAAGAAGAAGGGTGTTGTCACGGAAGAAAAGCTCAAGAATCGTGCGAAAACAATGGCATTGAAATTGGGACTTCTTCTCCCAAATCCCCCAATTCATTATATATAA
- the LOC131235168 gene encoding uncharacterized protein LOC131235168 isoform X2 gives MEDLEGFLMEEGPDIWSGCPELDNSFSSSLDAWWNGHISDLDGNDLDLFSLLEKGDSAHHQHSSIGSTYQNEEQRQQQQREQESEQQQQQQQREQEAEQQQEVNGFLESDDFDSELFSLLEEDGSTLRPSSSVGSINQMEQLQQLQQQSNDEEEAEEEESDSDDKKANAPNSKNLVSERNRRKRLNQQLFSLRSLVPNITKIEVEMFDEERFVLKIGCNRAMGALSQVQRVIESLGLEITCNSVNQINRDHVITTAFLRVKKKGVVTEEKLKNRAKTMALKLGLLLPNPPIHYI, from the exons ATGGAGGACTTGGAAGGTTTCCTGATGGAGGAGGGGCCAGACATTTGGTCAGGTTGTCCTGAGTTAGATAACTCTTTCAGCTCTTCTTTGGATGCTTGGTGGAATGGCCATATCTCGGACTTAGATGGCAATGATTTAGATCTCTTCTCTCTCTTGGAGAAAGGTGACTCGGCCCACCACCAGCATTCCTCTATCGGTTCTACGTACCAAAATGAAGAACAACGGCAACAGCAACAACGAGAACAAGAATCagaacagcagcagcagcagcagcaacgagAACAAGAAGCAGAACAACAACAAGAAGTTAATGGGTTCCTTGAATCAGATGACTTTGATTCGGAACTCTTCTCCCTCTTAGAAGAAGACGGATCGACCCTCCGACCATCATCGTCAGTTGGCTCTATAAACCAGATggaacaactacaacaactacaacaacagtCAAATGATGAGGAGGAAGCGGAAGAGGAAGAATCGGATAGTGATGATAAGAAGGCCAATGCACCTAACAGTAAgaacttggtatcagagcgaaaTAGGAGAAAACGGTTAAACCAGCAACTATTCAGCTTGAGATCTCTTGTACCAAACATCACAAAG ATTGAAGTGGAGATGTTTGATGAAGAGAGGTTTGTGCTAAAGATCGGCTGCAATAGAGCAATGGGTGCACTGAGTCAAGTGCAGCGGGTGATAGAATCGCTGGGCTTAGAGATCACATGCAATTCTGTCAACCAGATCAACCGTGATCACGTGATCACCACCGCTTTCCTTCGT GTAAAGAAGAAGGGTGTTGTCACGGAAGAAAAGCTCAAGAATCGTGCGAAAACAATGGCATTGAAATTGGGACTTCTTCTCCCAAATCCCCCAATTCATTATATATAA